In Oryza glaberrima chromosome 8, OglaRS2, whole genome shotgun sequence, the following are encoded in one genomic region:
- the LOC127782204 gene encoding LOW QUALITY PROTEIN: kinesin-like protein KIN-7H (The sequence of the model RefSeq protein was modified relative to this genomic sequence to represent the inferred CDS: deleted 3 bases in 2 codons), producing MGAAEEEAAAAWDKAEAKEERIMVSVRLRPLNGREAGDSCDWECISPTTVMFRSTVPERAMFPTAYTYDRVFGPDSSTRQVYEEGAKEVALSVVSGINSSIFAYGQTSSGKTYTMTGITEYSVLDIYDYIEKHPEREFILRFSAIEIYNEAVRDLLSHDTTPLRLLDDPEKGTTVEKLTEETLRDKDHLRNLLAVCEAQRQNGETALNETSSRSHQILRLTIESSTRQYLGRGNSSTLVACVNFVDLAGSERASQTASAGVRLKEGSHINRSLLTLGKVVRQLSKGRNGHIPYRDSKLTRILVFLGRQCKNCYYLHNEPCTESYEQSRNTLLFATCAKEVVTNAQVNVVMSDKALVKHLQRELERLQSEIKFPAPASCTTHAEALREKDAQIKKLEKQLKELMEERDTVKSQLDCLLKSDCDDHSDGRVAKRWDEHSRSSESFARNASEEAFSVSDTSGVPYQDQDNAVFNGSYVFSDDRDDIVFPVQTVDLPEETKHEKFMSPWHPPSHHSSSDCIESYHMTEATSRTASEVSEEHCREVQCIDIHEHRRSTSHKFDLLLPQDTEFQTPELEISKEAVPQPDEDQELESITNRMEDPTRMCPVEEEQQDEIVDTCESNGTTDNDVKLYTCDSNISFDIQKPYPNGCLTVKRCILSSKDRALSRSKSCRASFMIIPNSWFDDSEYTSQTPPNEILKHTPRRLDKVRRSLYPENDNPSSVDRSEFSGEVSSDEVVKDMSTIDEVAKDMCPSDAEQETLTSDISCLTKLKKTDTDHEDELDEYQDQQSIRDGSTTLRTVKDVGIDSSLSASPSRWPIDFEKMRQEIIQLWHECNAPIVHRTYFFLLFKGDPADNIYMEVEHRRLSFIRRSFSASPAGGELNSAVVSSLKNLRRERDTLYKQMLKKLNNGEKERVYARWGIDLSSKQRRLQLSRLVWTQTDMEHIRESASLVAKLIELLEPAQALKEMFGLNFTLAPRSERRSFGLLGT from the exons atgggggcggcggaggaggaggcggcggcggcatgggacAAGGCGGAGGCCAAGGAGGAGAGGATAATGGTGTCGGTGCGGCTGCGGCCACTCAACGGCAGGGAGGCCGGCGACAGCTGCGACTGGGAGTGCATCAGCCCCACGACCGTCATGTTCCGCAGCACCGTCCCCGAGCGCGCCATGTTCCCCACCGCCTACACCTACG ATAGGGTGTTTGGTCCTGATTCCTCTACAAGGCAGGTCTACGAGGAAGGAGCGAAAGAAGTTGCTCTATCAGTTGTCAGTGGAATCAACT CAAGCATATTCGCGTATGGGCAAACAAGCAGTGGCAAGACTTACACGATGACCGGGATAACCGAGTATAGTGTTCTCGACATCTATGACTACATCGAAAAG CATCCTGAAAGAGAATTCATTTTGAGATTTTCGGCAATAGAGATATACAATGAAGCTGTGAGGGACCTCCTGAGCCACGACACCACACCCCTCAGACTTCTTGATGATCCGGAG AAAGGAACTACCGTAGAGAAACTCACTGAGGAAACCTTGAGGGACAAGGATCATCTTAGGAACCTTCTTGCTGTGTGTGAAG CTCAAAGGCAGAATGGAGAAACTGCTTTGAATGAAACGAGTTCAAGGTCCCATCAAATACTCAGATTG ACAATTGAAAGTTCTACTAGACAGTATTTGggaagaggcaactcaagcaCCCTTGTAGCTTGTGTG AACTTTGTTGACCTAGCAGGAAGCGAGCGTGCATCTCAGACTGCTTCAGCTGGAGTGAGGTTAAAAGAAGGTAGCCATATCAATCGAAGTCTTCTTACACTGGGAAAAGTTGTTCGGCAACTCAG TAAGGGAAGAAATGGCCATATCCCATACAGAGATTCAAAGCTGACTCGTATATTA GTCTTCCTTGGGAGGCAATGCAAGAACTGCTATTATCTGCACAATGAGCCCTGCACGGAGTCATAT GAGCAATCCAGGAATACACTATTGTTTGCTACTTGTGCAAAGGAGGTAGTTACAAATGCACAGGTCAATGTAGTGATGTCTGATAAGGCACTCGTGAAGCATCTACAAAGAGAACTCGAAAGATTACAAAGTGAGATTAAATTTCCGGCGCCAGCCTCCTGCACTACTCATGCTGAAGCATTGAGGGAGAAGGATGCACAAATTAAAAAG CTGGAGAAACAGCTAAAAGAATTGATGGAAGAAAGAGATACTGTGAAGTCTCAACTTGACTGCTTGCTTAAAAGCGATTGTGATGACCATAGTGACGGCCGCGTTGCGAAGCGATGG GATGAGCATAGTCGATCCTCAGAGTCTTTTGCACGGAATGCGTCTGAAGAAGCATTTTCAGTTTCAGATACTTCTGGTGTTCCTTACCAGGATCAAGATAATGCTGTGTTTAATGGATCCTATGTCTTCAGTGATGACCGTGATGATATAGTATTCCCTGTTCAAACAGTGGATCTTCCTGAAGAAACAAAGCATGAAAAATTTATGTCACCTTGGCACCCTCCCAGCCACCATAGTTCTTCTGATTGCATAGAGTCATATCATATGACAGAAGCGACTTCCAGAACTGCATCAGAAGTCTCTGAAGAGCATTGTAGAGAAGTCCAATGCATAGATATACATGAGCATAGAAGAAGCACAAGTCACAAATTCGACCTTTTGCTGCCCCAGGACACCGAGTTCCAAACACCTGAATTAGAGATCTCCAAAGAGGCAGTCCCTCAACCTGATGAAGACCAAGAACTTGAGAGCATAACAAACAGAATGGAAGATCCTACCAGGATGTGCCCTGTCGAGGAGGAGCAACAAGATGAGATCGTAGATACATGTGAATCTAATGGTACCACAGACAATGATGTCAAGCTATATACATGTGATTCTAACATTTCTTTTGACATTCAGAAACCTTACCCTAATGGATGTCTGACTGTAAAAAGGTGTATACTGAGCTCCAAGGATAGGGCGTTGTCTAGAAGTAAAAGCTGCAGGGCTAGCTTTATGATTATTCCAAATAGTTGGTTTGATGATTCCGAGTACACCAGCCAGACACCACCTAATGAAATCTTGAAGCATACCCCAAGAAGGCTTGACAAGGTTAGGAGAAGCTTGTATCCAGAAAATGATAACCCTTCTTCAGTAGACCGTTCTGAGTTTTCTGGTGAAGTTTCTTCTGATGAAGTAGTGAAGGACATGAGCACCATTGATGAAGTAGCCAAAGACATGTGCCCCAGCGACGCAGAACAAGAAACTCTCACCAGTGACATCAGTTGTCTCACCAAGTTGAAGAAGACTGATACTGACCATGAGGATGAACTTGATGAGTATCAGGATCAG CAGTCTATTAGAGATGGATCTACAACCTTGAGAACTGTCAAAGATGTTGGCATAGATTCATCACTGAGTGCCTCTCCTTCTCGTTGGCCTATTGATTTTGAGAAGATGCGGCAAGAGATTATTCAGTTGTGGCACGAATGCAACGCTCCCATCGTACACAGAACttacttcttcctcctcttcaagGGAGATCCAGCAGATAACATCTACATGGAGGTGGAGCACAGGAGACTGTCCTTCATTAGGAGGTCCTTCAGTGCCAGCCCTGCAGGAGGCGAGCTTAATTCTGCCGTCGTATCAAG CCTGAAAAATCTTCGACGCGAAAGGGACACGCTCTACAAGCAGATGCTTAAGAAGCTCAACAATGGGGAGAAAGAGCGCGTTTACGCTAGATGGGGAATCGATCTGAGCTCGAAACAGCGAAGATTGCAGCTATCTCGTCTCGTCTGGACGCAGACCGATATGGAACACATCAGGGAGAGTGCATCCCTTGTTGCGAAGCTGATTGAGCTGCTGGAGCCAGCACAGGCACTGAAGGAGATGTTTGGACTGAACTTCACACTAGCTCCCCGATCTGAACGGCGATCCTTCGGCCTTCTAGGTACCTGA
- the LOC127782932 gene encoding protein SHORT INTERNODES 1-like has product MAGFPLGGGGGRHGRDDHHRPPVNPTDSAAAFLYPSTASRGGFQLWQQQPPPAAHPFYAQNIIRFADDPAAPPSSRGGRGGGPGGSGGGGTISCQDCGNQAKKDCTHLRCRTCCKSRGFDCATHVKSTWVPAAKRRERQNLLASAAESSKRPRDSAAAATSTTPTTSSGEQQQMMVGERFPREVSSEAVFRCVRLGPVDEADAEVAYQTTVSIGGHVFKGILHDVGPEHSSGGGGGMGGRHAAAGEAGSSPSTAAAPHGGGEGGSSGVAAAAAAAAVSSSAVVMDPYPTPGPFGGAHFFHGHPR; this is encoded by the exons ATGGCGGGATTCCCGttaggaggcggcggagggaggcacGGCCGCGACGACCACCACCGACCTCCCGTTAACCCcaccgactccgccgccgcgttcctGTACCCGAGCACCGCGTCCCGTGGCGGGTTCCAGCtatggcagcagcagccgccgccggccgcgcacCCGTTCTACGCGCAGAACATCATCCGCTTCGCCGAtgaccccgccgcgccgccctcctcgcgtggcgggaggggcggcggccccggtggctccggcggcggcggcaccatcAGCTGCCAGGACTGCGGCAACCAGGCGAAGAAGGATTGCACCCACCTCCGCTGCCGCACCTGCTGCAAGAGCCGCGGCTTCGACTGCGCCACCCACGTCAAGTCCACCTGGGTCCCTGCCGCCAAGCGCCGCGAGCGTCAGAacctcctcgcctccgccgccgagtcCTCCAAGCGCCCCcgcgactccgccgccgccgccacctccaccacgCCCACCACCTCCTCAG gggagcagcagcagatgatGGTGGGCGAGAGGTTCCCGCGGGAGGTGAGCTCGGAGGCGGTGTTCCGCTGCGTGCGGCTGGGGCCGGTcgacgaggccgacgccgaggtGGCGTACCAGACCACCGTCAGCATCGGCGGCCACGTCTTCAAGGGCATCCTCCACGACGTCGGCCCGGAACACTcgtccggcggtggcggcggcatgggcGGCCGCCACGCAGCCGCGGGCGAGGCGGGCTCCTCCCCGAgcacggccgcggcgccgcacggcggcggcgaaggtggcagcagcggcgtcgcggcggcggcggcggcggcggccgtgtcgTCATCGGCTGTGGTGATGGACCCGTACCCGACGCCCGGCCCGTTCGGCGGCGCGCACTTCTTCCACGGCCACCCGAGGTGA